The following coding sequences lie in one Megalodesulfovibrio gigas DSM 1382 = ATCC 19364 genomic window:
- the trpF gene encoding phosphoribosylanthranilate isomerase — translation MIPPAGATDSPEHGMKPYTPPRLPHAFIQAAGVFDADEALRCFAAGVDVVGIPLRLNHHRPDLSEAAAAALVATVRARNPRLAFAVITYEDDACAAAGLCRAVGAQALQLHGDIAAEAGLRLRTLLPDVLLMKSLIVGLRDEAGLHDEMQRHAPWADAFLTDTFDPTSGAMGATGQIHDWTVSRRLVQQSPRPVILAGGLVPGNVAAAVAAVQPAGVDAHTGLEDAAGSKDWATLAAFAARARLAFAGLAR, via the coding sequence GTGATCCCACCTGCTGGCGCAACTGATTCCCCCGAACACGGCATGAAGCCGTACACGCCCCCTCGCCTGCCGCACGCCTTCATCCAGGCTGCCGGCGTCTTTGATGCGGACGAAGCCTTGCGCTGCTTCGCCGCCGGGGTGGACGTGGTGGGCATTCCCCTGCGGCTCAATCATCATCGCCCGGATCTCTCGGAAGCCGCCGCCGCCGCCCTGGTAGCCACGGTACGAGCCCGCAACCCGCGGCTGGCCTTCGCCGTCATCACCTACGAGGACGACGCCTGCGCCGCCGCCGGCCTGTGTCGCGCCGTGGGGGCCCAGGCGCTGCAGCTGCACGGGGACATCGCCGCCGAGGCCGGCCTGCGCCTGCGCACCCTGCTGCCCGACGTGCTGCTGATGAAATCCTTGATCGTGGGATTGCGCGACGAAGCCGGCCTGCATGATGAAATGCAGCGGCATGCCCCCTGGGCCGACGCCTTCCTGACCGACACCTTCGATCCCACCAGCGGCGCCATGGGCGCCACCGGCCAGATCCACGACTGGACCGTGAGCCGCCGGCTGGTGCAGCAATCGCCCCGGCCGGTCATCCTGGCCGGCGGGCTTGTGCCCGGCAACGTGGCCGCGGCCGTGGCAGCCGTACAGCCCGCCGGGGTGGATGCCCACACCGGTCTGGAGGACGCCGCCGGCAGCAAGGACTGGGCCACCCTCGCAGCCTTTGCAGCCCGGGCCCGGCTGGCGTTTGCCGGGCTGGCTCGCTGA
- a CDS encoding sigma-54 interaction domain-containing protein — protein MADPTPAPSPPVIPLPLVEHLFDSPVELLPLLNSIPLPVVLLSKDKRVLLLNRPAQALTGFSQEDAQGLPCRHVLRSSLCVRGCPLDALGAEDRAVVHEADIINKLRQRIPVRATQSPAVTSQGRLAGYIECIEDLRPLSEMANRQQAGFTFGRIVGRSPQMERLFQLVPSIASSDSSVLVTGETGTGKDLLAEAIHQASPRGKGPFVKVNCGALPESLLESELFGHRKGAFTGATENKPGRFQLAHNGTLFLTEIGDLPLTLQVKLLTFLDDRVISPLGGSMPVPVNVRLIAATHRNLEEMVRAGTFRQDLFFRLNVVRLHIPALRDREEDVDLLLDHFLRRINEEFKKHVQTFSDEARDILLHYAYPGNVRELRNIVEYAVNVCNGSRIERTHLPSYLLEQSDILPVAFRRLEAGPAATALPVPAGNPAVHEGDAWSDIEKRMILQALAQAKGRRGKAADLLGWGRSTLWRKMKLYGLDT, from the coding sequence ATGGCCGACCCCACGCCCGCCCCGTCCCCTCCCGTCATTCCCTTGCCACTGGTGGAACATCTGTTCGATTCCCCGGTGGAACTGTTGCCCCTGCTCAACAGCATCCCCCTGCCGGTGGTGCTGCTCTCCAAAGACAAGCGCGTGCTTCTGCTTAACCGGCCAGCCCAGGCCCTCACCGGCTTTTCCCAGGAAGACGCCCAGGGCCTGCCCTGCCGCCACGTGCTGCGCTCCAGCCTGTGCGTGCGCGGCTGCCCCCTGGATGCACTGGGGGCCGAAGACCGCGCCGTGGTCCACGAGGCAGACATCATCAACAAGCTGCGCCAGCGCATTCCCGTACGGGCCACACAGTCCCCGGCCGTCACCTCCCAGGGCCGTCTGGCCGGGTACATCGAATGCATTGAAGACTTGCGCCCCCTCTCGGAGATGGCCAACCGGCAGCAGGCCGGCTTCACCTTCGGCCGCATCGTGGGGCGCTCCCCGCAGATGGAACGGCTTTTCCAGCTGGTGCCCTCCATCGCCTCTTCGGACTCCTCCGTGCTGGTGACCGGCGAAACCGGCACGGGCAAGGATCTGCTGGCCGAGGCCATCCATCAGGCCTCGCCCCGGGGCAAGGGCCCCTTCGTGAAGGTGAACTGCGGCGCCCTGCCGGAATCGCTGCTGGAATCCGAACTCTTCGGCCACCGCAAGGGCGCGTTCACCGGCGCCACCGAAAACAAGCCCGGCCGGTTTCAGCTTGCCCATAATGGCACGCTGTTTTTGACCGAAATCGGGGACCTGCCCCTGACCCTGCAGGTGAAGCTACTGACCTTTCTGGACGACCGCGTCATCTCCCCCCTGGGCGGCAGCATGCCCGTGCCGGTGAATGTGCGGCTCATCGCCGCCACCCACCGCAACCTGGAGGAGATGGTGCGCGCCGGCACGTTTCGTCAGGATCTCTTTTTCCGCCTCAATGTGGTGCGGCTGCACATCCCGGCCTTGCGCGACCGCGAAGAGGATGTGGATCTGCTGCTGGATCACTTCCTGCGCCGCATCAACGAGGAATTCAAGAAGCACGTGCAGACCTTCAGCGACGAAGCACGTGACATCCTGCTGCATTATGCCTATCCTGGCAACGTGCGCGAGCTGCGAAACATCGTGGAATACGCCGTCAACGTCTGCAACGGCAGCCGCATCGAACGCACCCACCTGCCTTCCTATCTGCTGGAACAGTCAGACATCCTGCCCGTGGCCTTCCGCCGGCTGGAGGCCGGTCCCGCTGCCACCGCCCTGCCTGTGCCAGCCGGCAACCCGGCCGTGCACGAGGGCGACGCATGGTCTGATATCGAGAAACGCATGATCCTCCAGGCCCTGGCCCAGGCCAAGGGCCGTCGGGGCAAGGCCGCCGATCTGCTCGGCTGGGGCCGCTCCACCTTGTGGCGAAAAATGAAGCTGTACGGTCTGGATACATAA
- a CDS encoding NifB/NifX family molybdenum-iron cluster-binding protein has protein sequence MPRLLIPLLGLEVAPRFDLATEVWIGELDAATPEHITGSTIIVLPQASAEDLCQLILKEAVDVVLCGGIEEEFYDYLQWKRIQVIDSVIALADDAARAYGRGELGPGTPDIRVLLPRG, from the coding sequence ATGCCGCGTCTGCTCATCCCCCTGCTCGGCCTGGAAGTGGCCCCCCGGTTCGATCTAGCCACGGAAGTCTGGATCGGCGAGCTGGATGCCGCCACGCCGGAACACATCACCGGCAGCACCATCATCGTCCTGCCCCAGGCCTCGGCCGAGGATCTCTGCCAGCTGATCCTCAAGGAAGCCGTGGATGTGGTGCTGTGCGGGGGCATTGAGGAAGAATTCTACGACTATCTGCAGTGGAAACGCATCCAGGTGATCGATTCGGTCATCGCCCTGGCAGACGACGCCGCCCGGGCCTACGGGCGCGGCGAGTTGGGGCCGGGCACGCCAGACATCCGGGTGCTGCTGCCGCGCGGCTGA